The sequence below is a genomic window from Lycium ferocissimum isolate CSIRO_LF1 unplaced genomic scaffold, AGI_CSIRO_Lferr_CH_V1 ctg2601, whole genome shotgun sequence.
ACAGGGATACGGAGGAAGAAGAGTTGAATAAAAATAGCAGAAAGAATTTGCTCGAGATCCAAGAAAATGGTGAAGCTTCTGTAACCATTAATGCTACAAAAGAAGAACCCaagtaagatatatatatatatttgagataatggtcaaaaacacacttgaactatcattttttcgcgagtttcataCCCTAAATATTAGTTGTttccttttcctacctgaattatctatgtattaaaacacataTAGTTgagtagatggtgatagttcatgTAGGAAAAGGGAATGATAGGCCTAGTCAGCTTCGAGGTGTGATTTAATACATGTATGGtgatttaaaatagaaaaaacatagatggtgatagttcggtaaaaaattggaacaactgatagttagggtgtgaaaacgtaatagttcaggtgtgttttttaccattaaatcttctttttttagaatttttttgaaaagctccAATTTTGCGGTTCTTTATTCTCTCAATTCTTTGAAAAAAACAGGAATAATGAGGAAGAAGAGTTGAATGAAAGCAGCATAAAGAAGGTTACATTTGATCTAAATGTATCAATCTATAATGAAGAATTATTAGCAAACCAAGAATCTGCAAATTGcctggaagaagaagaagaagaagtgaacGAGCTTTCAAATTCAAGCGTGTCAAGCGATATATCTTATGATCCTCCAAACCATAGATATCATCGCTGCAGAAAGAGCGATGACGGATTCGAAGATATTGATCTCCGAGATGatgccaacaacaacaacaataatggaaatgaaatgattCAAGAAGAGTCGTCTTACGAGTCTTTATTTTCGCTCTCCATAGATTCTACTAGGAGAAGAAACAATAATCCAACAccagaaatggatgaaaataaggAGGTCAATAGTCCATTTAAGCAATCTATCAAATTTAGTGCTAAACATCAGGTCAGCCAATTATCAGGGTTGAATCCAATTCAATGCAAAGCAGGCCCCATTACAACGCCGGCCTCACCATTGAAAAAGAAGAATCACGAGAAGGAGAATATCGATATGAATCTTCTCGACTTCAGTATTACGTATAATAAACGTGTACAAAAAGAGCCTAGTTTGAAGCTCGAGGAGAATGAAATCGCGGTTGATACTAGCCTTTCAAGTTGGTTAGTCGAATCTTCtcaagacaacaacaacaacatacccagtgtggtcccacaagtggggtctggagaaTCTTCTCAAGACGATACGTCAAATTCCAAAGCGGGTGATGGTTCTGTTGGTAATTCACCTTCGGGCAGGACCATGAAGTTCGATGATAGATCAATTTTAGGAGAGCTCAAAGATGAAAAAAAGCCCATTATAATCGGGACTGTTGGGAGCTATTTGAGACGTACAGGGCAGACTACTACAGTGTATTCAAACTATGGCATTTCATCTTGCTGAGGCATTAGCGTGCGCGCTCCCGGAGGAGGTACCCGGTGTTTTCGCTCCCTACTATTTTTTAGTTTCCTTTATCTTTTTTGCTCTTTTATTTTGGTAAATTCTGATTTTAGTGGCTATGATATTTTAGTCacattcaattaattgaattgtgCACTTGTGATCATTTTGCTTgtaaatattcacaaattttctATAATTATTAATTGTTTCGTCACGAAATTATTACTGTAATATGTTTTTCCACACTTGACGGTAGAATAGTTCTACAGATGGTCAAATACAAGACATTTTCTACATGAAGTGACAAAAAATACACATTTTAATTACATGAAGTGACGAGCCACGTATAGCATGTTGGGCAACCAATATAATAGCCAGCTAGCTTTACTAGTCCTAGTGCATGACACAATAGTACTCGCCTCATAAGCCATGCCATACACGCAGGTCGACGAGGATGGTGAAGATACATGGATATGGTTAGAGGTAGGGGCGGTGGTAGGCCTCCAGATAGAGGCAGGTGCATGTCGAGAAGTGAATGCTCTGGCTATTAGGAGGACTAGGCCCGATACCAGCCCATTTGTATCCTAGTTCCCAAATGATGATGACAATTACAATTCGGATTCATCAAGTTATGGCCGAGGGTTCTTTCTGGAACAGCttccctaccttccaaggtaggggtaaggtctgcgtacactaccctccctagaccccacttgtggaattacattgggtatgttgttgttgttctattCATCAAGTTATATCTTAGATAATCCCCTTATGCCAGTTTTGATACAGTCGAATACAAACCCCACCTACTAATGGACCGAGATGATAACTTTCGTTTGGTGCAACACTCTAATACATGTGAATATTATTGAGGCCTTAGACATTAAGATATGACGAGTCCCATCGACTAGTCAAGGATTCAGGGAATCTTGATGCTCCTATATATACCAAGAAAATAATAGGATGCTAATAAGGCATTGCATATACTATGTTCTAAAAGTTCCAGAAGAACAAGCTAGCAACGACAAATCAATCACTGATGGAAATTGAAAGGAGAAATGTGTTAGAGAATGAAGAATACATTTCTGAAGATGATATGCCTAATAAATACTCTTAAAGTCCTTAAGTGGTTTATGTTACTTAAGCATATGCATGCTAAACATGTGATCTTTTGCAATGTCTAAATAGTTGAATGTACCATGTAAGTTAAATATCTTGAAATGCCGTATTAAATAAGTGATTTGTAGTTTTATACGTTTCAACGAAGGAacagaattgaaaaaaaataagtaattaaaataagtcttctacattcataataacaacaaataCATAGTACAACATTACAAAtgaaaatacataataaaatattattaaaaaatcattaaagCTATTGTGTATGGTTGTTATTCCTGCCTTTATATGTGAACCCATAACCGCCTCTTTACATCTGCCATTGAGAGGAATACTTACTACTTCACCATAATTGGTGATGTCTATAAGTAATTcatgaataatcatcatgagtTATGGAAACCGGTTTAAATTCAATATAGCTTTTGCTTATGCTATGTACATATACGTATTAAAAAATTCAcgaaatatattataaatatttggCTGTGAACCCATTTATTATAGTAGTATTAATTTAATGGAAAAGGCCTaaatatgtcatcgaactatcggTGCCTaaatatgtcatcgaactatcggaaatgactcatttatgccactcatcaatagtttggcttaTTTATGCCATCactcgttaccaaaatgactcatccatgccatttttcattaatgtCGGTTTCATAATACTTGATATGACACGtgacctccaattagaggtctacgtcgtttaacTAAACCAACCTAATTTTAAatccaaaattaattaaaaaaatcctACCCATACACCcgacccacccacaaccataatttAATTGGAGGCCatgtgtcatatctggtattgtaaaaccagccttaatgaaaaatggcatggatgagtcattttggtaacggagATAGCATAAATttgccaaactattgatgagtagcataaatgagccatttccgatagttcgatggcataaatgagccaaactattgacgggTGGCATAAGtgagccatttctgatagttcgatggcatatttgagccttttccgttaatTTAAAGTCTTAGTAGGAaatcataaacttcaaattctgaaCTAATTTATTATTGTAGTATTAACTTGAGGTCTCTATAGGAATCcttaaacttcaaatcctggatGTGGCTCTGACTCCACCATTCTTAACCAGGGATCTGGAATTTGAGCCTTCGAAATGAAATCAATTTTTGTAAAAACTCTTCACCCCCAAAGTGAGACTTCCTAGCATAAACTCAGATTAGTTGGCCTCCAAAA
It includes:
- the LOC132043625 gene encoding uncharacterized protein LOC132043625, with product MVIVHVGKGNDRPSQLRELLANQESANCLEEEEEEVNELSNSSVSSDISYDPPNHRYHRCRKSDDGFEDIDLRDDANNNNNNGNEMIQEESSYESLFSLSIDSTRRRNNNPTPEMDENKEVNSPFKQSIKFSAKHQVSQLSGLNPIQCKAGPITTPASPLKKKNHEKENIDMNLLDFSITYNKRVQKEPSLKLEENEIAVDTSLSSWTMKFDDRSILGELKDEKKPIIIGTVGSYLRRTGQTTTVYSNYGISSC